The following proteins come from a genomic window of Melioribacteraceae bacterium 4301-Me:
- the gyrA gene encoding DNA gyrase subunit A, producing MTTIFEKVIPVSLEEEMKSSYIDYAMSVIVARALPDVRDGLKPVHRRVLYGMHELGLSYNKPYKKSARIVGEVLGKYHPHGDSAVYDTMVRMVQDFSLRYPLIDGQGNFGSIDGDSPAAMRYTEARLARIAEEMLRDLDKNTVDFTPNFDESLQEPTVLPSYLPNLLVNGASGIAVGMATNIPPHNLGEIVDGLVAMIDNPKLKPEDLMKYVKAPDFPTGGIIYGYEGVREAYLTGRGRIVIRAKANVETLKNDRENIVITEIPYQVNKASLIEKIAELVRENKVDGISNIRDESDRDGLRIVIEMKRDGQPAVTLNQLFKHTQMQVTFGVIMLALVNGVPKVLTLQQTMEHFLRHRMDVLIRRTKFDLDAAERRAHILEGYIIALDNIDAVIETIKKSKDVETAKNNLMKKFKLSEIQAKAILDMRLQRLTGLERKKIEDEYKETIKLIEKLKGILNNEKKRNQIIKEELLALKEKYGDERRTEIIHDYKEFALEDIIAEEDVVVTISHQGFIKRFPVSGYRRQARGGKGVTGAGTKDEDFIEHMFVASTHHYIMFFTDKGKCYWLKVHEIPEGGRAAKGRSILNLIQKDKEEKITAFVTVKEFSNDKYIVMATEKGTIKKTVLSAYSNIRRGGINAINLAPGDKLIEAKLSDGNNDIIIGTKNGMAIRFNEKDVREMGRTATGVRGIKLGKGDMVIGMIVVRNASTLMVVTEKGFGKRSEIEDYRLTRRGGKGVITIKTSEKNGKLIAMMEVNDNDELVIITVKGIVIRQSVAEIRVMGRNTQGVRLIRLAEGDEIADIARVVPEENGTDGA from the coding sequence ATGACAACCATATTTGAAAAAGTAATACCAGTTTCCTTAGAAGAAGAGATGAAATCTTCTTACATAGATTATGCTATGAGCGTTATAGTAGCCAGAGCATTACCTGATGTAAGAGATGGTCTTAAACCGGTTCATAGAAGAGTTCTCTATGGAATGCATGAACTTGGACTTTCTTATAATAAGCCTTATAAGAAGTCAGCACGTATTGTTGGGGAAGTTCTTGGTAAATACCATCCACATGGCGATAGCGCAGTTTATGATACTATGGTGAGGATGGTGCAGGATTTCTCTCTTCGTTATCCTTTAATTGATGGCCAGGGCAACTTTGGCTCAATAGATGGTGATTCTCCAGCTGCAATGCGTTACACTGAAGCGCGACTGGCTAGAATTGCTGAAGAAATGCTTCGTGATTTGGATAAGAACACTGTTGACTTTACACCTAATTTTGATGAATCTCTCCAAGAACCAACAGTACTTCCCTCTTATTTGCCGAACTTACTTGTAAATGGAGCAAGTGGAATTGCGGTCGGAATGGCTACTAATATACCACCACATAACTTGGGCGAAATTGTCGATGGTCTTGTTGCTATGATAGATAACCCAAAGCTTAAACCGGAAGACCTGATGAAATATGTAAAAGCCCCGGATTTTCCTACAGGGGGCATAATATATGGTTACGAAGGCGTAAGAGAAGCTTACCTTACTGGGCGTGGAAGAATTGTGATACGTGCTAAAGCTAATGTTGAAACCCTTAAAAACGACAGAGAAAACATTGTAATAACTGAAATTCCTTATCAAGTCAATAAGGCTTCTTTGATAGAAAAAATAGCTGAGCTTGTTCGCGAAAACAAAGTAGATGGCATTTCAAATATTAGAGATGAATCAGATAGAGACGGGTTGCGTATAGTAATAGAAATGAAAAGAGACGGACAGCCGGCTGTTACTCTAAATCAATTATTTAAGCACACACAAATGCAAGTTACTTTTGGTGTTATAATGCTTGCGCTTGTAAATGGTGTTCCAAAAGTACTTACGTTACAGCAAACCATGGAACACTTCCTTCGTCATAGAATGGATGTGCTTATAAGAAGAACAAAATTTGACTTGGATGCGGCTGAAAGAAGAGCACATATTTTAGAAGGATATATTATTGCGCTCGATAATATTGATGCTGTTATTGAAACAATAAAGAAGTCAAAAGATGTAGAGACAGCAAAAAATAACTTAATGAAAAAGTTTAAGCTTTCTGAGATTCAAGCTAAAGCAATTCTTGATATGAGATTGCAGCGACTAACAGGTCTTGAGCGTAAAAAGATTGAAGATGAATATAAAGAAACAATAAAACTAATTGAGAAATTGAAAGGGATTCTAAACAACGAGAAGAAAAGAAATCAAATTATAAAAGAAGAACTATTAGCATTAAAAGAAAAATACGGTGATGAAAGAAGAACGGAAATAATTCATGATTATAAAGAATTTGCCTTAGAAGATATTATCGCTGAGGAAGATGTAGTGGTTACAATTTCGCATCAAGGATTTATAAAACGCTTTCCGGTCAGCGGCTACAGGCGTCAAGCGCGTGGCGGAAAAGGGGTAACAGGTGCTGGTACTAAAGATGAAGATTTTATTGAACATATGTTTGTTGCTTCTACTCACCATTACATTATGTTCTTTACTGACAAAGGAAAATGCTATTGGTTGAAAGTACATGAAATTCCAGAAGGCGGAAGAGCAGCCAAAGGAAGGTCTATTCTAAATCTAATCCAAAAAGATAAAGAAGAAAAAATTACTGCTTTTGTAACCGTTAAGGAATTTAGTAATGATAAATATATTGTAATGGCCACCGAAAAAGGTACAATCAAGAAAACAGTTCTTTCTGCTTACTCGAATATAAGACGCGGCGGTATAAATGCTATTAACCTTGCACCAGGCGATAAACTTATTGAAGCAAAACTAAGCGATGGAAATAATGACATTATTATTGGTACTAAAAATGGAATGGCAATCCGCTTCAATGAAAAGGATGTTAGAGAAATGGGAAGAACTGCAACGGGTGTACGAGGAATTAAACTTGGTAAGGGCGATATGGTTATCGGAATGATTGTGGTTAGAAATGCAAGCACATTAATGGTTGTTACTGAAAAAGGTTTTGGGAAAAGATCAGAAATTGAGGACTATAGACTAACTCGTCGCGGCGGAAAAGGTGTGATTACAATTAAGACATCAGAGAAAAATGGTAAACTTATTGCAATGATGGAAGTTAACGATAATGATGAACTGGTAATTATAACCGTAAAAGGGATTGTAATTAGACAATCAGTTGCAGAAATAAGAGTTATGGGAAGAAATACGCAAGGAGTTAGATTAATTAGACTTGCTGAAGGAGATGAAATTGCAGATATTGCT